CTCTATGCAAAAATATAAAATTCTACACGAATAGTCATTTTAAAGAAGTTGATTTCTGTCTGCTTCATACTCAGATTTTCTTATAGGTGTTTCTAATTCTTATTTAACAGGAAGCGGTATTTTTATTTGTCGTAGAAAGATTAGCGCACAAGCGATAAAGACAACGCCTAAAACAGCAGGGGTTACGTGGCTAAAGCGATAAAGTTGCCCAACAACAATAGGACCGATAATCCGTGCCAAAGCTTGGATGCTTTGGGCACCACCTTGTACTTGTCCTTGGGTATTTTCATCAGCAGATTTTGACAGCAGGCCGTTAAATGCAGGGCCAAAGATAGCATCGCCTAAACTAAAAATTATCATGCCTAAAACAAAAATGATTGCCTGATGGGTAAGATAGGCGCTACCAATAAAGAGATAGCCGAAAATTTCTGCTATCATACCCAAGGAGATAATTTTTTGATCGGAAAAATGTTTCAAAAGTAAAGGCATAATAAAGGTTTGAGATAGAATATCTAAAATACCGATCAGCGAGAATATCAGACCGATAATTGTCGGCTTCCAAGCAAAAGTATCGATTGAAAATTGTGAAAAAATTGCCTGCAAGCCGCCATTAGGTAACCAAAGTAAAAAGGCGGTAAATAAAAGGCGATTAATGATGGGTAACTTTAAAATTGTAAGCAATTGCTTTAACGGATTCAATTTTTGAAAAGAAATGTTTTGACTTCTTCTTTCTTGTGACAAGCTTTCAGGCATAAAAAAGAAACCATAAGCTGCATTCAATAAGCTAATTGCGGCCCCAACAAAAAATGGGGTGCTGTTACCAAAATTAGCTAACAAGCCGCCGATAACTGGTCCTAGTGCGGTACCAATACCTACAATGGCGCTAATCCAGCCAAAATATTGTGTTCGTTTTTCAAAGGGCGTAATATCGGCAAAGTAAGCGAAAATCGCTGCAATTTCACCGCCGGTAATGCCGTCAATGATGCGTCCTAAGAACAATAGCCATAACGAGCCACCGACACCAAAAATACTATAACCAATGGCAGCCCCAATTAAACTGATAATCAAAATCGGGCGTCTACCAAAGTGATCACTTAATGCACCTAAAATCGGCGCTGCTAAAAACAGCGCGGTTGCATAAGCTGCGGCTAAACATGTTACAACGCTTGCTTGTTGACTAACCTTAACATAAGGTGCGACTAAAAATGGTAAGACTGGATTTACAATCGTTAGGCCTAGTCCGGTTAAAAAGACTGAAATAAAACCAAAAATTAATGCATGTTTATTTGAATAAGAGTGGTTCATCTAAATTTCCTCCAATGTAATTTTGTTTCTTTGTTAACAAAAACGAGTGTAAAACTTTTATGTTTCTTTGTCAACAAAAAAACCACACGCATGATTTACTTTCAAGTGTGTGGCTTTTACAAATTATTGATTAGAGTAAGCTAGGGAATTAGCGGGATTTTGGCAATTTTTTCAAGTGTTCACGGTAGCGGCCGATAAAACGAAAAACAGTGTCAAATTCTTCATCGGTCATATTCGTAAAAACTTCTTTATCACGATTGGCAAAGCGCTGATGTAGCATTTGGTGGGTTTGGTTAATGTGTTCTCCTTGAGTTGTTAAACGAAAATAGATTTCTTTTTTATTTTCAGGTAATTGATAACTGGTGATTAACTCTTTTTCCATTAGTTTTTTAGTTAGTTTACTAATGGCACCGCGGGTCATATAAGTAGCATTGGCTAACTTGGTCACGTTGGGATGAGTGAGTAATCCGATTTTTTCAAGCAACTCAATTTCGTTTAGTTTATACCCTTTTAAGGCACTTTGCATTTCTGGTCGATTGAGCCAAACTAATTCATTCGTTAAATCCATCAGTTGACCCATCAGTACTTGTTGACGCTGCATAATTTTCACCTTCAATAAAATATGTTCTGGCGTAAGTATAGCATGTTTTTTATCGGTACCAACGTAAAAGATTTAAAAGAGAAAAATAAAAGGTTGAAAAAAACGATAAAAAAACATCAATTTTCTATTGTCATTTTGAAGATAATTGCGTATAGTTAATTGCGAGTGAGAATCATTATCAATTAGATAGTTAGGATTGTGCATGTGAAAAAAATAGGAATCTTTTTACTTGTCATTTTATGTCTGTTTTCAATTTTTATTGGTGTGGGAGAAATGCACCTTACTGGTTTGATAGCTGGAACCAAGAGCCAATGGCTTCTTTTAGAAGAAACGCGTTTACCTCGGACTGTCAGTATTGTTTTAGCGGGAAGTATGCTAAGTGTTTGTGGTCTTGTGATGCAAAAGGTATTACAAAATCGTTTTGTTTCTACGAGTTCGATTGGCATGATGGACTCAGCTCGTTTTGGAATCTTACTAGTCATGTTATTTATGCCCAACAGTAGTATCTTGCAACGTTCCTTTGTTGCTTTTATTTTTAGCTACATTGGTGTTTTAGCTTTCCTATTTTTGACCCGGCTATTGCCAAAAAATAACCCATTAATCGTTCCATTAACAGGCATGATGTTTGGTAATGTGCTTGGTGCACTTGCCAATTTTTTTGGCTATCAATTTCAGTTGGTGCAAAATATGTCTTCTTGGTTACAAGGAAATTTTGCGACAATTATGAAAGAAGATTATCGTTTGATTTATTTAACGATCCCGGTGTTTATCATTATTTTTTTGTTGTTACAACAAATTATGGTGTTAAGTTTAGGTGATGATTTGGCACAAAATTTAGGAGTGAATGTTAAATTAATGCAGTTTTGCGTCTTGGGCTTAGTCGCATTAGGCTCGAGTGTTGTTTTAATCATGGTCGGCAGTATCCCTTTTTTAGGGATAGTCGTGCCAAATCTTGTGACGTGGTATTTCGGAGATCATTTGAATCACTCTTTGGGTTTTACTGCCATTTTCGGTGCAAACTTCTTATTAATTTGCGATTTATTGGCCCGCGTGTTAATTGCCCTCTACGAGTTGCCGGTTAGTGTTGTCGTCGGGGTGATTGGTGGCATTATTTTTCTAACGTTAATTATAAGGAGGCGCAAATTTGCATGAAAATTTATGGGATAAAAGTTCTATTGCTAACGCTTTTAGCCTGCCTTTTAGTAGGACTATATCTAAGTTATGGGACATATGGAAATTGGTCTTTTGCCTTGGAATTGCGAGGAAAGAAGCTTTTAGCCTTCATCTTAGTTGCGATTTTAACCACAGTTAGCACGATTACTTTTCAAACATTGACGCAAAATAAGTTTTTAACCCCTGGTATCTTGGGAATTGATCAGTTATATGTACTGGTGCAAACAGGCTTGTTTTTTCTACTAGGTGGTGTGAATCTCTTGGCAGAAAAGTCAACGGGATTGTTTTTATTGAACATTATCTTAATGGCAGGACTCAGTGTTGTTTTTATTGTTTTTTTTCTAGGAAAATCAGGAAAAGACTTATTTACTCTCTTACTAGTGGGGATGGTTGCCTCAAGCTTATTTTCAAGTATTAGTACTTTTTTGCAGGTTTTAATGGATCCAAATGAATATGATTTATTGCAAGGACGGCTTTTTGCTAGTTTTAGTAATGTTTCAAGCCATCATTTAGTTATCAGCGCAGGATTATTGCTGATCATTGTCGGGTTTTTCTGGTATTTTACCCCTGAGTTAGATGCCTTGCACTTAGGAGTCGATCTAGCTGTCAATTTAGGGATTTCGGTTGCTTTTTTACAAAAGGTATTGCTATTTTTGATTGCTGCCGCTACTGGAATTGCTACGGCTTTAGTAGGCCCCACAATCTTTTTAGGTTTTGTGATTGCAACCATTAGCTATGAAGTCTTCCCTAAGGAAAACCATCGCCAGCTTTTTGTAGGAGCCAGTTTAATTGCGGTAATCTTTTTAGTTGGCGGCCAATTTTTATTAGAACAAGTATTTGGCTTAAAAACGACAATCAGCATTTTAATCCAATTTATTGGGGGATTATTTTTTATCATTAAAATTATTTTGGAAAGGAAAAAGGCATGATTGAAGTTAAAGAAGTAAGTAAAGTGTATCAACA
The DNA window shown above is from Enterococcus montenegrensis and carries:
- a CDS encoding ABC transporter permease, whose amino-acid sequence is MKKIGIFLLVILCLFSIFIGVGEMHLTGLIAGTKSQWLLLEETRLPRTVSIVLAGSMLSVCGLVMQKVLQNRFVSTSSIGMMDSARFGILLVMLFMPNSSILQRSFVAFIFSYIGVLAFLFLTRLLPKNNPLIVPLTGMMFGNVLGALANFFGYQFQLVQNMSSWLQGNFATIMKEDYRLIYLTIPVFIIIFLLLQQIMVLSLGDDLAQNLGVNVKLMQFCVLGLVALGSSVVLIMVGSIPFLGIVVPNLVTWYFGDHLNHSLGFTAIFGANFLLICDLLARVLIALYELPVSVVVGVIGGIIFLTLIIRRRKFA
- a CDS encoding MarR family transcriptional regulator, yielding MQRQQVLMGQLMDLTNELVWLNRPEMQSALKGYKLNEIELLEKIGLLTHPNVTKLANATYMTRGAISKLTKKLMEKELITSYQLPENKKEIYFRLTTQGEHINQTHQMLHQRFANRDKEVFTNMTDEEFDTVFRFIGRYREHLKKLPKSR
- a CDS encoding iron chelate uptake ABC transporter family permease subunit; this translates as MKIYGIKVLLLTLLACLLVGLYLSYGTYGNWSFALELRGKKLLAFILVAILTTVSTITFQTLTQNKFLTPGILGIDQLYVLVQTGLFFLLGGVNLLAEKSTGLFLLNIILMAGLSVVFIVFFLGKSGKDLFTLLLVGMVASSLFSSISTFLQVLMDPNEYDLLQGRLFASFSNVSSHHLVISAGLLLIIVGFFWYFTPELDALHLGVDLAVNLGISVAFLQKVLLFLIAAATGIATALVGPTIFLGFVIATISYEVFPKENHRQLFVGASLIAVIFLVGGQFLLEQVFGLKTTISILIQFIGGLFFIIKIILERKKA
- a CDS encoding MFS transporter; amino-acid sequence: MNHSYSNKHALIFGFISVFLTGLGLTIVNPVLPFLVAPYVKVSQQASVVTCLAAAYATALFLAAPILGALSDHFGRRPILIISLIGAAIGYSIFGVGGSLWLLFLGRIIDGITGGEIAAIFAYFADITPFEKRTQYFGWISAIVGIGTALGPVIGGLLANFGNSTPFFVGAAISLLNAAYGFFFMPESLSQERRSQNISFQKLNPLKQLLTILKLPIINRLLFTAFLLWLPNGGLQAIFSQFSIDTFAWKPTIIGLIFSLIGILDILSQTFIMPLLLKHFSDQKIISLGMIAEIFGYLFIGSAYLTHQAIIFVLGMIIFSLGDAIFGPAFNGLLSKSADENTQGQVQGGAQSIQALARIIGPIVVGQLYRFSHVTPAVLGVVFIACALIFLRQIKIPLPVK